From the genome of Fibrobacter sp.:
AAGTCACATCCACAGCAATAACTTTATGGAATCCCAATTCGCGCGCGTATTCGACAGGAATATTTGTTGATAATCCGCCATCGACCAGAAGCACTGAGTCAATTTCAACTGGAGAGAATGCGAGTGGAACCGAACAGGATGCCCTGACGGCTGTGACAATGTTGCCTTTTGAAAAGACCACCTTGTCTCCGGTGAGAAGATCTGTGGCGATGATCCTCAGGGGGATGTAAAGATTGTCGAAGTCCCCTTTTGCTCTGAACTGTGCAGATGCAAGTATGGGGGCAAGAAGATCAAAGAATGATTGACCATAGGAAAGTGCGCTTGGGAGAATCGGCTTGAAATTGTAATCAAAACGCAATTCCATCAGGTAATTGCCGGGTTCGCTCTTCTGGCTGACAAACCTCTTTTTCCGGTCTATCGAGTTGCTGAAAATCTCATTCCAGTCAATAGAACGGGCAAGAGAGTGCAGGCTGTCAGGGCCTAATCCGGAACAGTAAAGCGAACCAATAATAGCCCCGATACTGGTTCCCACAATAATATCCGGCTTTAACCCGGTTTCATGGAGCGCCTTCAGTACACCTATCTGAGCAATACCTCTTGCTCCACCTCCGCTGAGTACCAGCGCAAACTCACTGGAAACAGTATCCTGCTCAGAAAAGAGTATTCCCGGAAATAAAAGAATCAATAAAACAAAGATAAGG
Proteins encoded in this window:
- a CDS encoding patatin-like phospholipase family protein, whose protein sequence is MKRRKLKRINFLIFVLLILLFPGILFSEQDTVSSEFALVLSGGGARGIAQIGVLKALHETGLKPDIIVGTSIGAIIGSLYCSGLGPDSLHSLARSIDWNEIFSNSIDRKKRFVSQKSEPGNYLMELRFDYNFKPILPSALSYGQSFFDLLAPILASAQFRAKGDFDNLYIPLRIIATDLLTGDKVVFSKGNIVTAVRASCSVPLAFSPVEIDSVLLVDGGLSTNIPVEYARELGFHKVIAVDVT